A single region of the Salvelinus sp. IW2-2015 unplaced genomic scaffold, ASM291031v2 Un_scaffold4572, whole genome shotgun sequence genome encodes:
- the LOC112077445 gene encoding traf2 and NCK-interacting protein kinase: MVGELEGLRYITSRVKYERIKFLVIAQKNAVEIYAWAPKPYHKFMAFKSFTDLQHRPQLVDLTVEEGQRLKVIYGSSLGFHVIDVDSGNPYDIYVPSHIQTQVTPHAIVILPKTDGMEMLLCYEDEGVYVNTYGRITKDVVLQWGEMPTSVAYIHSSQIMGWGEKAIEIRSVET, encoded by the exons ATGGTAGGAGAGCTGGAGGGTCTGCGGTACATTACAAGTCGGG TAAAGTACGAGAGGATCAAGTTCCTGGTGATCGCTCAGAAGAACGCAGTGGAGATCTATGCCTGGGCCCCCAAACCCTACCACAAGTTCATGGCCTTCAAG TCGTTCACTGACCTGCAGCACCGCCCRCAGCTGGTTGACCTGACGGTGGAGGAGGGGCAGAGGTTAAAGGTCATCTACGGCTCCAGCCTGGGCTTCCATGTCATCGACGTCGACTCTGGCAACCCTTACGACATCTACGTSCCCTCACAC aTTCAGACCCAGGTGACTCCCCATGCCATCGTGATTCTTCCTAAGACAGACGGAATGGAGATGTTGTTGTGTTATGAAGATGAGGGAGTGTACGTCAATACCTACGGACGCATCACTAAAGACGTCGTGCTGCAGTGGGGAGAGATGCCTACTTCTGTTG CCTATATCCACTCTAGCCAGATCATGGGCTGGGGGGAGAAGGCCATAGAGATCAGGTCTGTGGAGACATAG